In Triticum urartu cultivar G1812 unplaced genomic scaffold, Tu2.1 TuUngrouped_contig_3354, whole genome shotgun sequence, a single window of DNA contains:
- the LOC125527243 gene encoding aspartyl protease family protein At5g10770-like, whose translation MASIPKLVILLLCTCLHTLVAHEGYDLRTYKVLHAGSLKSAAVNCSQPKVTPSSGGVTVPLHHRHGPCSPSPVPSTKAPTLEEMLRRDQLRAAYIRRKYSGVKGGAGDVEQSDVTVPTTLGTSLGTLEYLITVGIGSPAMTQTMLIDTGSDVSWVQCKPCSQCHTQADSLFDPSSSSTYSPFSCSSAACAQLSQSHEGNGCSGSQCQYMVKYGDGSSGTGTYSSDKLALGSSSVSNFQFGCSQSESGNLLEDQTDGLMGLGGGAQSLATQTAGTFGKAFSYCLPPTPDSSGFLTLGAATSGFSKTQMLRSSQVPSYYGVLLEAIRVGGRQLNIPASVFSGRSIMDSGTIITRLPATAYSALSSAFKAGMKQYPPAQPMGIFDTCFDFSGQSTINIPSVALVFSGEVVVDLATDGIILDSCLAFAANSDDSSLGIIGNVQQRTIEVLYDVGGGAVGFKAGAC comes from the exons ATGGCATCTATTCCGAAGCTTGTGATTCTCCTGCTGTGCACCTGTCTTCACACTCTCGTTGCTCACGAAGGATACGATCTTCGCACCTACAAGGTTCTGCACGCTGGCTCTTTGAAATCTGCCGCCGTCAACTGCTCCCAGCCCAAAG TGACTCCATCATCCGGCGGCGTCACCGTGCCGTTGCACCACCGGCACGGCCCGTGCTCGCCCTCGCCTGTGCCCTCCACCAAGGCGCCGACCTTGGAGGAGATGCTCCGGCGTGACCAGCTCCGGGCCGCCTACATCAGACGGAAGTACTCCGGCGTCAAGGGTGGCGCAGGTGACGTGGAGCAATCGGACGTTACCGTGCCGACCACGCTGggcacctccctgggaacgctgGAGTACTTGATCACCGTCGGCATCGGCTCGCCGGCCATGACCCAGACCATGCTCATCGACACCGGCAGCGACGTGTCCTGGGTGCAGTGCAAGCCGTGCTCGCAGTGCCACACCCAGGCGGACTCGCTCTTCGACCCCAGCTCGTCGAGCACCTACTCACCCTTCTCCTGCAGCTCCGCCGCCTGCGCGCAGCTCAGCCAGAGCCATGAGGGGAACGGCTGCTCCGGCTCCCAGTGCCAGTACATGGTCAAATACGGCGACGGTTCGAGCGGGACCGGGACGTACAGCTCCGACAAGCTCGCGCTGGGCTCCAGCTCCGTCAGCAACTTCCAGTTCGGATGCAGCCAGTCTGAGTCGGGCAACCTTCTCGAAGACCAGACCGATGGGCTCAtggggctcggcggcggcgctcAGTCGCTCGCCACCCAGACCGCGGGGACCTTCGGCAAGGCCTTCTCGTACTGCCTCCCACCGACTCCGGACTCCTCTGGGTTCCTCACCCTCGGCGCAGCAACCTCAGGTTTCTCCAAGACACAGATGTTGAGGAGCAGTCAGGTCCCGTCGTACTACGGCGTGCTCCTTGAGGCCATCAGGGTGGGAGGCAGGCAGCTCAACATACCCGCCTCGGTCTTCTCCGGCAGGTCGATCATGGACTCCGGCACAATCATAACGCGGCTGCCGGCGACCGCGTACTCTGCGCTATCGTCGGCGTTCAAGGCCGGCATGAAGCAGTACCCGCCGGCGCAGCCTATGGGCATCTTCGACACGTGCTTCGACTTCAGCGGCCAGTCCACCATCAACATACCGAGCGTCGCACTGGTGTTCTCCGGGGAAGTCGTCGTCGACCTCGCCACCGACGGGATCATTCTGGACAGCTGCCTCGCCTTTGCGGCCAACAGCGATGACAGCTCCCTTGGCATCATCGGCAACGTGCAGCAGCGGACGATCGAGGTGCTGTACGATGTTGGCGGCGGCGCCGTGGGGTTCAAGGCTGGCGCATGCTGA